A window of the Dyadobacter pollutisoli genome harbors these coding sequences:
- a CDS encoding RagB/SusD family nutrient uptake outer membrane protein, which produces MKLKYKSLLVVALMAAGGLSSCDTDFLDVTPPTEIPGDAVWGDGALSEGFVTGIYAGLQQGGFSEQMLASLTDEAVFTHTGRNINTVNEGSLSPSNLGWVDNTYGWGPMYTYIRAANLAIQNLGKATFTDETLKARLKGEAYFMRGYYYQQLLRYYGSVPLIKKPYALNEDYSITRNTYDECVKSIVNDLDSAALLLDGKATVKGRATKIAALSLKSRVLLYAASDLHDMPTAKAKSTVLSGFPNPEFLGYVSGDRNARWMAAQAAAKAALDASNGGYKLTLTGPVSPAEGQANYIALAMAGASGDKAIDPTGANDLIFGRYFTPSFGEGARQTGLNNGPNGYHNWAGNTPIGTLVDDYEMMDGTPFAWTNPTHKANPYVNRDPRFYATVMYDGANWKPRPSDAKDPANQIQTGAYDLLDDKGALINRKGLDTRSSSIEDWNGSRTGYYMRKFIDPNPSLYDNTDRQNIPWPFLRVTEVVFNYIEASIEVGQEAVALEWLNKIRFRAGMPAVKATGAALKEAYRKEKRIEMSYEEQRYHDARRWMIAPTTLGRPLQYINVLGKFKAGKSMKEPYHYDTSVYDYTYTPVEEKSHENRTWVDKMYYRPFSRDEINRNAKLVQNPGYDK; this is translated from the coding sequence ATGAAATTGAAATATAAAAGTTTATTAGTTGTTGCCCTGATGGCTGCCGGTGGCTTATCGTCATGCGATACTGATTTTCTCGATGTAACTCCACCGACAGAAATTCCAGGCGATGCAGTCTGGGGAGACGGTGCACTTTCAGAGGGTTTTGTAACAGGTATTTACGCAGGACTTCAGCAGGGTGGGTTCAGCGAGCAAATGCTTGCTTCACTTACTGACGAGGCTGTGTTTACCCATACAGGACGGAATATTAACACGGTCAATGAAGGGAGTTTGAGTCCTTCAAACCTGGGCTGGGTCGACAATACCTATGGCTGGGGACCTATGTATACTTACATTCGTGCGGCTAACCTTGCCATTCAAAATCTCGGGAAAGCTACTTTTACTGATGAAACGTTAAAAGCACGTTTGAAAGGTGAGGCGTATTTCATGCGCGGCTACTACTACCAGCAGCTTTTGCGCTACTACGGTTCTGTACCTTTGATCAAGAAGCCGTATGCATTGAATGAAGATTATTCTATAACACGGAATACCTACGATGAATGCGTAAAATCTATCGTAAACGACCTTGACAGCGCCGCTTTATTGCTGGATGGAAAAGCAACTGTGAAAGGTCGGGCAACAAAAATTGCTGCCCTGTCGCTTAAATCACGTGTGCTGCTTTATGCTGCGAGTGATCTTCATGATATGCCAACAGCCAAAGCCAAGTCTACAGTATTATCGGGCTTCCCAAATCCTGAGTTTCTTGGGTATGTATCGGGAGACCGTAACGCACGCTGGATGGCAGCTCAGGCAGCCGCGAAAGCTGCTCTGGATGCCAGCAATGGTGGTTATAAACTAACTTTGACAGGTCCCGTTTCTCCCGCGGAAGGTCAGGCTAACTACATTGCATTGGCTATGGCTGGCGCAAGCGGGGATAAAGCCATTGATCCTACCGGAGCCAATGACCTGATTTTTGGAAGGTATTTTACCCCAAGTTTTGGTGAAGGTGCCCGTCAGACAGGTTTGAACAACGGACCTAACGGATACCATAACTGGGCTGGAAACACGCCAATCGGAACATTGGTGGATGACTATGAGATGATGGACGGAACACCATTCGCGTGGACTAATCCAACACACAAAGCCAACCCGTACGTTAACCGTGATCCACGTTTCTATGCAACAGTAATGTATGACGGCGCTAACTGGAAACCGCGTCCTTCCGATGCAAAAGATCCTGCTAACCAAATCCAGACAGGTGCTTACGACCTTTTGGATGACAAAGGGGCATTGATCAACCGTAAAGGATTGGATACGCGCAGCAGCTCAATAGAAGACTGGAATGGTAGCCGCACAGGTTATTATATGCGCAAGTTCATCGATCCAAATCCGTCTTTGTATGACAATACCGATCGTCAGAACATTCCTTGGCCTTTCCTTCGCGTAACTGAGGTGGTGTTCAACTATATCGAGGCAAGCATTGAGGTTGGCCAGGAGGCTGTTGCGTTGGAATGGCTTAACAAAATTCGTTTCCGTGCAGGTATGCCAGCGGTAAAAGCCACCGGCGCAGCCTTGAAAGAAGCTTACCGTAAGGAAAAACGCATTGAAATGTCTTACGAGGAGCAGCGTTACCACGATGCACGTCGCTGGATGATCGCCCCGACTACGCTCGGAAGACCACTGCAGTACATCAACGTATTGGGTAAATTCAAGGCTGGAAAGTCGATGAAAGAGCCATATCACTACGACACGAGCGTTTACGATTACACTTATACTCCGGTAGAGGAAAAATCGCACGAAAACCGTACCTGGGTCGACAAAATGTACTATCGTCCGTTCAGTCGTGATGAAATCAACAGAAATGCTAAACTGGTCCAAAATCCAGGTTATGACAAATAA